The following coding sequences lie in one Calidithermus timidus DSM 17022 genomic window:
- a CDS encoding ABC transporter permease, with protein MRLIPDPNPPRLRVLWVSLGAIAVALLIAGGVFAAYGLSPLEAYGTMLRGTLTDWKGLSEVLRRTIPLLLVGAGLTLAFRAQFFNIGAEGQILMGAIAGGGVALFLPLPPALSLPAMFVAGLLLGGAWALLAAWLRSRLAVNEILSTLMLNYVAQYILIYLINGPWKGQHVRGFLYSDEFAPYEQLPTLPGTLVHWPTLVLGIALALALQVLLTRTTLGYELRVVGENPGAARYAGISISKVVLIMALITGGLAGLAGVGEVAGIHHRLLEPAQISLGYGFTAVIVAWLARGNPALVLVTAPLMGLILAGGDLLKISLNMPFRVIDVFSGVMLLCLIASEIFVRNRVQWRGR; from the coding sequence ATGAGGCTGATCCCCGATCCCAACCCCCCCCGCCTGCGCGTTCTTTGGGTCTCGTTGGGAGCCATCGCGGTGGCCTTGCTCATCGCAGGGGGGGTGTTCGCCGCCTATGGCCTGAGCCCCCTCGAGGCCTACGGCACCATGCTCCGGGGCACCCTCACCGATTGGAAGGGCCTCTCGGAAGTGCTGCGCCGCACCATCCCGCTCCTGTTGGTGGGCGCGGGCCTGACGCTGGCCTTTCGCGCTCAGTTCTTCAACATCGGAGCCGAGGGCCAGATCCTCATGGGAGCCATCGCCGGCGGTGGGGTGGCTTTGTTCTTGCCGCTGCCGCCCGCCCTGAGCCTGCCGGCGATGTTTGTGGCGGGCTTGCTGCTGGGCGGGGCCTGGGCGCTGCTGGCGGCCTGGCTGCGCTCGAGGCTCGCCGTCAACGAGATCCTCAGCACCCTGATGCTCAACTACGTAGCCCAGTACATCCTCATCTACCTGATCAACGGCCCCTGGAAGGGCCAGCACGTGCGGGGCTTCCTCTACTCCGACGAGTTCGCACCCTATGAGCAACTGCCTACCCTCCCCGGCACGCTGGTGCACTGGCCCACGCTCGTGCTGGGAATCGCCCTGGCGCTGGCCTTGCAGGTCTTGCTCACGCGCACCACGCTGGGCTACGAGCTGCGGGTGGTGGGGGAGAACCCCGGTGCGGCCCGCTACGCCGGGATTTCCATCTCCAAGGTGGTGCTGATCATGGCCCTCATTACCGGTGGATTGGCGGGTCTGGCCGGGGTGGGGGAGGTGGCCGGGATTCACCACCGGCTGCTCGAGCCCGCCCAGATCTCGCTGGGCTATGGCTTCACGGCGGTGATCGTGGCCTGGCTGGCCAGGGGCAACCCGGCGTTGGTGCTGGTCACCGCTCCTCTGATGGGCTTGATCCTGGCCGGGGGCGACCTGCTCAAGATCAGCCTGAACATGCCCTTCCGGGTCATCGACGTGTTCAGCGGGGTGATGCTCTTGTGCCTGATCGCTTCGGAAATCTTCGTGCGCAACCGCGTGCAGTGGAGGGGGCGTTGA
- a CDS encoding ABC transporter ATP-binding protein, translated as MLQLSGITKRFPGVVANDRVDLELKEGEVLALLGENGAGKSTLVSILYGLYRPDEGEIRIDGRPVHIASPAHALRLGIGLVPQHPLLVGRHTVAENLALGVGRFWFPAQRIGPLIEQLARSYGLEVDPRARVHQLSPGEKQRIEILRALLRGARVLILDEPTSVLTPHEAEALFQVMRELRSAGKSLIFISHKLDEVLAIADRVSVLRRGRVVGELPVAEASKGRLAELMVGRSVSFDRKRVEPRLGGVLLEVRGLQARSSRGLLALRDVSFSLREGEILGVAGVAGNGQSELVEVLAGLRKPEAGSLSLQGRPLVADPARLFEMGVAHIPEDRIGMGTVPPMSVEENLALREYGKPPLAKGFLRDLAAYARRARAQVQQYAIATPSPSTPTRLLSGGNIQKVILARELAASARLILAVHPTYGLDVGATEQVHQILLEKTYQGAGVLLVSEDLDEILALADQVAVLYQGQLRGPFEIGSLSREQIGLLMTGSQPPTALPQAGLGGER; from the coding sequence ATCCTCCAACTGTCCGGCATTACCAAGCGCTTTCCGGGGGTCGTTGCCAACGACAGGGTAGACCTCGAGCTCAAGGAGGGCGAGGTGTTGGCCTTGCTGGGCGAGAACGGGGCGGGGAAGTCCACCCTGGTCAGCATCCTCTACGGGCTCTACCGCCCCGACGAGGGCGAGATTCGCATCGACGGTCGACCCGTGCACATCGCTTCACCGGCTCATGCACTGCGGCTGGGCATCGGCTTGGTGCCCCAGCACCCCCTGCTGGTAGGACGGCACACCGTAGCCGAGAACCTGGCCCTGGGGGTGGGGCGTTTTTGGTTCCCGGCCCAGCGCATAGGGCCCCTCATCGAGCAGCTCGCCCGCAGCTACGGCCTCGAGGTCGACCCCCGCGCCCGCGTGCACCAGCTCTCGCCCGGCGAAAAGCAGCGCATCGAGATCCTGCGGGCGCTGTTGCGGGGGGCGCGGGTGCTGATCCTCGACGAGCCTACCAGCGTGCTGACCCCCCACGAGGCCGAAGCCCTGTTCCAGGTGATGCGCGAGCTGCGCTCGGCGGGCAAATCCCTGATCTTCATCAGCCACAAGCTCGACGAGGTGCTCGCCATCGCCGACCGCGTGAGCGTGCTGCGGCGCGGCAGGGTGGTGGGGGAACTGCCGGTGGCCGAGGCTTCCAAAGGCCGTCTGGCCGAGCTGATGGTGGGGCGCAGCGTGAGCTTCGATCGCAAGCGGGTCGAGCCCAGGCTGGGAGGGGTGCTGCTCGAGGTACGGGGTTTGCAGGCGCGCTCGAGCCGGGGCCTCCTTGCGCTGCGTGACGTGAGCTTCAGCTTGCGGGAGGGCGAAATTCTGGGCGTGGCGGGGGTAGCGGGCAATGGCCAGAGCGAGCTGGTGGAGGTGCTGGCCGGGTTGCGCAAGCCCGAAGCCGGCTCGCTCAGCCTCCAGGGGCGGCCCCTGGTCGCCGATCCCGCCCGGCTCTTCGAGATGGGGGTGGCCCACATCCCCGAAGACCGCATCGGCATGGGCACGGTCCCGCCGATGTCGGTAGAGGAGAACTTGGCCCTGCGCGAGTACGGGAAGCCCCCGCTGGCTAAGGGCTTCCTGCGCGACCTCGCCGCGTATGCCCGGCGGGCCAGGGCCCAGGTGCAGCAGTACGCCATCGCCACCCCCAGCCCCTCCACCCCCACCCGCCTGCTCTCGGGTGGCAACATCCAGAAGGTGATCCTGGCTCGTGAATTGGCCGCTTCGGCCCGGCTGATCCTGGCGGTGCACCCCACCTACGGGCTCGACGTAGGGGCCACCGAGCAGGTGCACCAGATCCTGCTCGAGAAGACCTACCAGGGGGCCGGGGTGCTGCTGGTCTCCGAAGACCTCGACGAGATCCTGGCCCTGGCCGATCAGGTGGCGGTGCTCTACCAGGGGCAACTGCGAGGGCCCTTCGAGATCGGCAGCCTCAGCCGCGAGCAGATCGGTCTGCTGATGACCGGCTCACAGCCCCCGACCGCCCTTCCCCAGGCCGGCCTGGGAGGTGAGCGATGA
- a CDS encoding BMP family ABC transporter substrate-binding protein produces the protein MRTRWLLALVALLLGLGTTTAQEKKLKACFVYVGPIGDVGWTFAHNEARLAAEKAIPGLETRYVESVPEGQAMPVIDRLVSDGCNVIFTTSFGFMDQTLEAAKKYPDVIFAHASGFKRAPNMATYMADFYQVYYLNGLMAGALTKSGKVGYVGAFPIPELKRHISAFALGVRAVNPRATVNVKWINAWFDPAKAREAAEALIAEGNDILAFTEDTATVVQTAARKKIPSFSHYNSMYKYAPDYVVSGQIVHWEKIYIDFLKKVQNGTYTNKNLQDVDYWWLLREGAVELGAQTGMPINPKFVPALKAAKMTVNGKQVSVYDRVMELLKNMSSPKPTFDPFTGPIRDRYGVLRVPAGKTMTVAELNSMQWMAPGVVGQVADEPKQ, from the coding sequence ATGAGAACGCGCTGGCTGCTCGCGCTGGTTGCCCTGCTCCTGGGGCTGGGAACCACCACCGCCCAGGAGAAGAAGCTCAAAGCCTGCTTCGTCTACGTCGGTCCCATCGGGGACGTGGGCTGGACCTTCGCCCACAACGAGGCCCGCTTGGCCGCCGAGAAGGCCATCCCGGGGCTCGAGACCAGGTACGTCGAGTCGGTGCCGGAGGGGCAGGCTATGCCGGTCATCGACCGCCTGGTCTCCGATGGCTGCAACGTGATCTTCACGACCAGCTTCGGCTTCATGGACCAGACCCTCGAGGCCGCCAAGAAGTACCCCGACGTGATCTTCGCCCACGCCTCGGGCTTCAAGCGCGCCCCCAACATGGCCACCTACATGGCCGACTTCTACCAGGTCTACTACCTCAACGGCCTGATGGCCGGAGCCCTTACCAAGAGCGGCAAAGTGGGTTACGTGGGCGCTTTCCCCATCCCCGAGCTCAAGCGCCACATCTCGGCCTTTGCGCTGGGCGTGCGGGCGGTGAACCCCAGGGCCACCGTCAACGTCAAGTGGATCAACGCCTGGTTCGACCCGGCCAAGGCCCGCGAGGCCGCCGAAGCCCTCATCGCCGAGGGCAACGACATCCTGGCCTTCACCGAGGACACCGCCACCGTGGTGCAGACCGCCGCCAGGAAGAAGATTCCCAGCTTCTCCCACTACAACTCCATGTACAAATACGCCCCTGACTACGTGGTTTCGGGCCAGATCGTGCACTGGGAGAAGATCTACATCGACTTCCTCAAGAAGGTGCAAAACGGCACCTATACCAACAAGAACCTGCAGGACGTGGATTACTGGTGGCTACTGCGCGAGGGCGCGGTCGAGCTGGGCGCCCAGACCGGTATGCCCATCAACCCCAAGTTTGTGCCCGCGCTCAAGGCCGCCAAGATGACCGTCAACGGCAAGCAGGTCTCGGTGTACGACCGGGTGATGGAGCTGTTGAAGAACATGTCGAGCCCCAAACCCACCTTCGATCCCTTCACCGGTCCCATCAGAGACCGCTACGGCGTGCTGCGGGTTCCAGCGGGCAAGACCATGACCGTTGCCGAGCTCAACAGCATGCAGTGGATGGCCCCCGGCGTGGTGGGTCAGGTCGCCGACGAACCCAAGCAGTAA
- a CDS encoding thiolase family protein yields MKEAVIVSAVRSAVGRGKSDGSLASVHPIDLSATVMRAAIEKAGVRPEVVEDVQWGCAMPEASQGLNIARLALLRAGFPVEVTGATINRFCSSGLQSIAYGAQAILSGMNEVVLAGGVEMMSQVPMSGYHTQLHPELTEAYIGMGFTAERVAERWGVSREDQDAWAYGSHQKALRAQAEGKFDQEIVPVAVKKVSWKGAKKQVEETYFAKDEIPRADTSLERLAKLKPAFKEGGTVTAGNASPYSDGAAAVLLMSREKADELGLKPLARFVSFATGGVEPDIMGVGPIKAVPKALAKAGIQLEDIKLIEFNEAFAAQVLAVMRELCFNPEIVNVNGGAIALGHPLGATGAKLTTQLIHELGRRGGGLGLVTMCIGGGMGAAGVFEVYSSL; encoded by the coding sequence ATGAAAGAAGCCGTGATCGTCAGTGCAGTCCGCAGCGCCGTAGGGCGCGGCAAGAGCGACGGATCGCTCGCCAGCGTTCACCCCATCGACCTCTCGGCCACCGTGATGCGAGCGGCCATCGAAAAAGCCGGGGTGCGCCCGGAGGTCGTTGAGGACGTGCAGTGGGGCTGTGCCATGCCCGAGGCCAGCCAGGGCCTCAACATCGCCCGCCTCGCCTTGCTGCGGGCGGGGTTTCCGGTCGAGGTCACCGGTGCTACCATCAACCGCTTCTGCTCCTCGGGCCTGCAGAGCATCGCCTACGGGGCGCAGGCCATCCTCTCGGGCATGAACGAGGTGGTGCTGGCTGGGGGGGTGGAGATGATGAGCCAGGTGCCCATGTCGGGCTACCACACCCAGCTCCACCCCGAGCTAACCGAGGCCTACATCGGCATGGGCTTCACCGCCGAGCGGGTGGCCGAACGCTGGGGCGTGAGCCGCGAGGACCAGGACGCCTGGGCTTATGGTTCGCACCAGAAAGCCCTCAGGGCGCAGGCCGAGGGCAAGTTTGACCAAGAAATCGTGCCGGTGGCGGTGAAGAAGGTGAGCTGGAAGGGAGCCAAGAAGCAGGTGGAAGAGACCTACTTCGCCAAGGACGAGATCCCGCGCGCGGATACCAGCCTCGAGCGCCTGGCCAAGCTCAAGCCCGCCTTCAAGGAGGGCGGCACCGTGACCGCAGGCAACGCCTCGCCCTACTCCGACGGGGCCGCGGCGGTGCTTTTAATGAGCCGCGAGAAGGCCGATGAACTGGGCCTCAAACCCCTGGCCCGCTTCGTAAGCTTCGCTACCGGGGGTGTGGAGCCCGACATCATGGGCGTGGGACCCATCAAGGCCGTGCCCAAGGCGCTGGCCAAGGCCGGCATCCAGCTCGAGGACATCAAGCTCATCGAGTTCAACGAGGCTTTCGCCGCACAGGTGCTGGCGGTGATGCGCGAGCTGTGCTTCAACCCCGAGATCGTCAACGTCAACGGCGGGGCCATCGCGCTGGGCCATCCGCTGGGGGCTACGGGAGCCAAGCTCACCACCCAGCTCATCCACGAGCTCGGGCGGCGCGGGGGCGGGCTGGGCCTGGTGACGATGTGCATCGGCGGTGGGATGGGGGCGGCGGGGGTGTTCGAGGTCTACTCGAGCTTGTAA
- a CDS encoding ABC transporter permease, whose product MEEIWNALSRALSFGTPLLLASLGAIINERAGVVNLGVEGMMAVGALAAFAVAYGSGAGEGNLYLAVVAAALAGTLLSLLHAFASITLRANQFVSGLALSMIGLGVAGLLGKRFEGFPLFNQAPEWPFTLGAVLLALVLAFGLAYTRLGLVVRSVGENPGAADALGIDVLRVRYLAVAFGGAMAGLAGAFLSLAYRPSWTDGMTVGLGWIAVALVIFVGWSPLRAIGGAVFFGLLYYLQFRLQGQSGIPTEFFAAMPYLLVIVVLALAGLRRVQGAAPEALGRPYQRGER is encoded by the coding sequence ATGGAGGAGATCTGGAATGCCCTCAGTCGGGCGCTTTCCTTTGGAACCCCGTTGCTGCTGGCCAGTCTGGGGGCCATCATCAACGAGCGGGCTGGGGTGGTCAACCTGGGGGTGGAGGGGATGATGGCCGTAGGAGCCCTGGCCGCTTTCGCCGTGGCCTACGGCAGCGGAGCGGGGGAGGGCAACCTCTACCTCGCGGTTGTGGCCGCGGCGTTGGCGGGAACCTTGCTCTCACTGCTGCACGCTTTCGCCTCGATTACCCTGCGGGCCAACCAGTTCGTCTCCGGCCTGGCCCTCAGCATGATCGGGCTGGGCGTGGCGGGGCTCTTGGGCAAACGCTTCGAGGGCTTTCCCTTGTTTAACCAGGCTCCCGAGTGGCCTTTCACCCTGGGTGCGGTGTTGCTGGCGCTGGTGCTGGCCTTCGGGCTGGCCTACACCCGATTGGGCCTGGTGGTGCGTTCGGTGGGAGAGAACCCAGGGGCCGCCGACGCTCTGGGGATCGATGTGCTGCGCGTGCGCTACCTGGCGGTGGCCTTCGGGGGTGCGATGGCCGGATTGGCCGGGGCCTTCCTCTCCTTAGCCTACCGCCCCTCCTGGACCGATGGCATGACCGTGGGCCTGGGTTGGATCGCGGTGGCGCTGGTGATCTTCGTGGGTTGGAGCCCCTTGCGGGCCATTGGCGGGGCCGTCTTCTTTGGCCTGCTGTACTACCTCCAGTTCCGCCTACAAGGTCAGAGCGGTATCCCCACCGAGTTCTTCGCGGCCATGCCCTACCTGCTGGTCATCGTCGTGCTGGCCCTGGCGGGGCTGCGCCGGGTGCAGGGTGCTGCGCCGGAGGCGCTGGGACGGCCTTATCAGCGAGGGGAGAGGTAG
- a CDS encoding SpoIID/LytB domain-containing protein — protein sequence MSRMYLSALFACAVLSALSFLRQAETPPSPSPLSGQGIRVLLSSGPGLYLFDSLEVIPLYERAQVWGGASPQNLRPVFSSLGDGPIRFTVEDGQIRASVLGRSYDLGAFAKASPSPEAQPGTRFLIGAKNRPGFFPEYPGSLHLSLREGRLVVVNQLDIQEYLRRVLPSEMPPTFPLEALKAQAVAARTYAYGRMSAPPERNYWKSFGADLDDSTSEQLYNAQPPQPLTDQAVAQTLGQVLTYRGEAIQAYYFSTSPGSTASIEEVWPDRERVAYLRARTQTNPLTVNITSEAQALKFFKNWSPEGFYDGESSLFRWRLSLSREDLEAILSKTLPALRRTSPQFVRTIEGRYAPEHPGFELGTLKGLKVLRRTSGGYITELEISTSRGRYWVGRESNIRRLIRPDRRYTGGADILLERFNGLSSPNFPALPSAAFAWEEERAAGELLRLTFWGGGYGHGVGMSQYGASGLARAGKSYREILEHFYPGTSLSVLEDK from the coding sequence ATGAGCCGGATGTACCTGAGTGCGCTGTTCGCTTGCGCGGTCTTGTCGGCGCTGTCTTTCCTGCGGCAGGCCGAGACTCCGCCCTCGCCCTCTCCCCTGAGCGGGCAGGGTATCCGGGTGCTGCTGTCGTCGGGGCCTGGCCTCTACCTCTTCGACAGCCTCGAGGTCATCCCCCTCTACGAGCGCGCTCAGGTATGGGGTGGAGCCAGCCCCCAGAATCTGAGGCCGGTCTTCAGCAGCTTGGGAGACGGCCCCATCCGCTTCACGGTGGAGGATGGGCAGATTCGGGCCAGCGTACTGGGCCGCAGCTACGACCTCGGTGCCTTTGCAAAGGCCTCACCGAGCCCCGAGGCCCAGCCCGGCACCCGCTTCCTGATCGGGGCCAAAAACCGCCCCGGCTTCTTTCCCGAATATCCCGGCAGCCTCCACCTGAGCCTGCGGGAGGGTCGGTTGGTGGTTGTCAACCAGCTCGACATCCAGGAATACCTGCGCCGGGTGTTGCCCAGCGAGATGCCCCCCACCTTCCCCCTCGAGGCCCTCAAGGCCCAGGCCGTGGCGGCCCGCACCTACGCCTATGGCCGCATGAGTGCGCCCCCCGAGCGCAACTACTGGAAGTCCTTCGGGGCCGATCTCGACGACAGCACAAGCGAACAGCTCTACAATGCCCAACCCCCTCAACCCCTCACCGACCAGGCCGTAGCACAAACCCTGGGGCAGGTCCTGACCTACCGCGGCGAAGCCATCCAGGCCTATTATTTCTCCACCTCGCCCGGCTCCACCGCCAGCATCGAGGAGGTCTGGCCCGACCGCGAGCGGGTGGCCTACCTCAGGGCCAGAACCCAGACCAACCCACTCACCGTGAACATCACCAGCGAAGCCCAGGCCCTGAAGTTCTTCAAAAACTGGAGCCCCGAGGGCTTCTACGACGGTGAATCCTCGCTGTTTCGCTGGCGCTTGAGCCTGAGCCGGGAGGACCTCGAGGCCATCCTCTCCAAAACCCTCCCCGCCCTACGGCGCACCTCGCCCCAGTTCGTGCGCACCATCGAAGGACGCTACGCCCCTGAGCATCCCGGGTTCGAGCTGGGCACCCTCAAGGGCCTCAAGGTCTTGAGGCGTACCTCTGGCGGCTACATCACCGAGCTGGAGATCAGCACCAGCAGGGGGCGCTACTGGGTGGGGCGCGAGTCCAACATCCGCAGGCTGATCCGACCTGACCGGCGTTATACCGGTGGAGCAGATATTTTGCTCGAGCGCTTCAACGGCCTCTCGAGCCCCAACTTCCCGGCCTTGCCCAGTGCGGCCTTTGCCTGGGAGGAAGAGCGTGCTGCCGGCGAATTGCTGCGCCTGACGTTCTGGGGTGGGGGCTATGGGCACGGGGTCGGCATGAGCCAGTACGGCGCCAGCGGCCTGGCCAGAGCGGGCAAGAGTTACCGGGAAATCCTCGAGCACTTCTATCCCGGCACTTCCCTAAGCGTGCTGGAGGATAAATGA
- a CDS encoding 3-hydroxyacyl-CoA dehydrogenase/enoyl-CoA hydratase family protein: MRIKKVGVVGAGTMGAGIAALAASAGVPVVLLDIPGKEDRLEFAKKGLERQLKARPAAFMDKARADLIQLGNTEDDLKLLADCDWIVEAIIEKVEPKRELYARLEAAAPKAIITTNTSSIPMSILLEGRGEGFRKRFLGTHFFNPPRYLHLLELIPTPDTDPQVLEAITRFGERVLGKGIVVAKDAPGFVANRLGVMGMIQAIRIMQEFGLSIDEVDSLTGPLLGRPNSATFRTADLTGLDVLKLVSTELAHNTGEDFALPEWVNGLIERGALGEKSGAGFYKKVGKDILTLDYATGEYVPQQKLRTPELGALKDAPLHDKLRGLLKLPGKHGQFMRKLFAVTAHYTLQTAEKIAYDIVAVDHALEWGFGWSEGPFKNMDAVGLATVRELFREHGLSEPELLKKAQGSFYKNGSYLGFDGHYYPVPKQEGVIKLSEVRAAGKVLLEGKETTLLDLGDGVALFENRAKMGTLGEGVIRDLHKALDWVEAHGYHGLVLSHEDPRTYSAGANLALVLMAAQEGDWDAMALATHQFQQTAMRLRRSPFPVVSAPFGLTLGGGAEFSLHSDLIQAHAELYMGLVEVGVGLIPAGGGTKEMLFRFTSELAAYGPEADLFQGVKRAFQMIALAQTSTSALEARNMGFLRGQDRISMNRDRLIADAKQRVLDLAPDYVPPPPVKVRALGAEGIGNLRYALWQFQEAGQASEHDARIGAELAYVLCGGDGPAREVSEQDILDLEREAFLKLLGTRKTQERIAHTLKTGKPLRN; the protein is encoded by the coding sequence ATGCGTATCAAGAAAGTCGGTGTGGTAGGTGCAGGTACCATGGGCGCGGGCATCGCAGCGCTGGCCGCTTCGGCGGGTGTGCCGGTGGTGCTGCTCGACATCCCCGGCAAGGAAGACCGCCTCGAGTTCGCCAAGAAGGGCCTCGAGCGGCAGCTCAAGGCCCGCCCGGCCGCCTTCATGGATAAGGCCCGGGCCGACTTGATCCAGCTCGGCAATACCGAGGACGACCTCAAGCTGCTGGCCGACTGCGACTGGATCGTGGAGGCCATCATCGAAAAGGTCGAGCCCAAGCGCGAGCTCTACGCCCGGCTCGAGGCCGCCGCACCTAAGGCCATCATCACCACCAACACCTCGAGCATCCCCATGAGCATCCTGCTCGAGGGCCGCGGCGAGGGCTTCCGCAAGCGCTTCCTGGGCACGCACTTCTTCAACCCCCCCCGCTACTTGCACCTTTTGGAGCTCATCCCCACCCCCGACACCGACCCCCAGGTGCTCGAGGCCATCACCCGCTTCGGCGAGCGCGTCTTGGGCAAGGGCATCGTCGTCGCCAAGGACGCGCCGGGCTTCGTCGCCAACCGCCTGGGCGTGATGGGCATGATCCAGGCCATCCGCATCATGCAGGAGTTCGGCCTGAGCATCGACGAGGTGGACTCCCTCACCGGACCCCTCCTGGGCCGCCCCAACTCGGCCACCTTCCGCACCGCCGACCTCACCGGTCTCGACGTGCTCAAGCTCGTCTCCACCGAGCTCGCCCACAACACCGGCGAGGACTTCGCCCTGCCCGAGTGGGTGAACGGGCTCATCGAGAGGGGAGCGCTGGGCGAGAAGAGCGGGGCCGGGTTCTACAAGAAGGTGGGCAAGGACATCCTCACCCTCGACTATGCCACCGGTGAGTACGTCCCGCAGCAGAAGCTGCGCACTCCCGAGCTCGGCGCGCTCAAGGACGCGCCGCTGCACGACAAACTGCGCGGGCTGCTCAAGCTGCCGGGCAAGCACGGCCAGTTCATGCGCAAGCTCTTCGCCGTGACCGCACACTACACCCTTCAGACCGCCGAGAAGATCGCCTACGACATCGTGGCGGTAGACCACGCGCTCGAGTGGGGCTTCGGCTGGAGTGAGGGCCCGTTCAAGAACATGGACGCGGTGGGTTTGGCGACCGTGCGCGAGCTCTTCCGCGAGCACGGTCTCTCTGAGCCCGAACTGCTGAAGAAGGCCCAGGGCAGCTTCTACAAGAACGGGTCCTACCTGGGCTTCGACGGCCACTACTACCCCGTGCCCAAGCAGGAGGGCGTGATCAAGCTCTCCGAGGTGAGGGCGGCGGGGAAGGTGCTTTTGGAGGGCAAGGAGACCACCCTGCTCGACCTGGGCGACGGCGTGGCCCTCTTCGAGAACCGCGCCAAGATGGGCACGCTGGGCGAGGGGGTCATCCGCGACCTGCACAAGGCGCTGGACTGGGTGGAGGCCCACGGCTACCACGGCTTGGTGCTCTCCCACGAAGACCCCCGCACCTACTCCGCCGGGGCCAACCTCGCGTTGGTGCTGATGGCCGCGCAGGAGGGCGACTGGGATGCCATGGCCCTCGCCACCCACCAGTTCCAGCAGACCGCCATGCGCCTGCGCCGCTCGCCCTTCCCGGTGGTGTCGGCCCCCTTCGGCCTGACGCTGGGGGGTGGGGCCGAGTTCAGCCTGCACTCCGACCTCATCCAGGCCCACGCCGAGCTGTACATGGGGTTGGTCGAGGTGGGCGTGGGCCTGATCCCGGCGGGCGGCGGCACCAAGGAGATGCTCTTCCGCTTCACCAGCGAGCTCGCCGCCTATGGCCCTGAAGCCGACCTTTTCCAGGGCGTGAAGCGGGCTTTCCAGATGATCGCCCTGGCCCAGACCTCCACCAGCGCCCTCGAGGCCCGCAACATGGGCTTCCTGCGAGGCCAGGACCGCATCAGCATGAACCGCGACCGCCTCATCGCCGACGCCAAGCAGCGTGTGCTCGACCTCGCCCCCGACTACGTGCCCCCCCCACCCGTGAAGGTCCGGGCCCTGGGCGCCGAGGGCATCGGCAACCTGCGTTACGCGCTGTGGCAGTTCCAGGAGGCCGGTCAGGCCTCCGAGCACGACGCCCGCATCGGCGCCGAGCTGGCCTACGTGCTGTGCGGCGGGGATGGCCCGGCCCGCGAGGTGAGCGAGCAGGACATCCTCGACCTCGAGCGCGAGGCTTTCCTCAAGCTCTTGGGCACCCGCAAGACCCAAGAGCGCATCGCGCACACGCTCAAGACCGGCAAGCCGCTGCGCAACTGA
- a CDS encoding DUF4442 domain-containing protein translates to MTTAFPKAKAESWRTRLWRWGFNLFPAYRGTGGRVTYIAPDWKEVHVALPLNWRTRNYVGTIFGGSMYGAIDPIYMLMLIQLLGPDYIVWDKAATIRFRKPGKTTLYARFVLTDEELGTIRVLTAQNPSVDRVYPVDLVDKDGVVHASFEKTLYIRRKGFAS, encoded by the coding sequence ATGACCACGGCTTTCCCTAAGGCCAAGGCCGAGTCCTGGCGCACCCGCCTTTGGCGCTGGGGCTTCAACCTGTTCCCGGCCTACCGGGGCACGGGTGGGCGGGTGACCTACATCGCCCCCGACTGGAAGGAGGTTCACGTGGCGCTGCCGCTCAACTGGCGCACGCGCAACTACGTGGGCACCATCTTCGGCGGGAGCATGTACGGCGCCATCGACCCCATCTACATGCTCATGCTCATCCAGCTGCTGGGGCCCGATTACATCGTGTGGGACAAGGCGGCCACCATCCGCTTCCGCAAGCCGGGCAAGACCACGCTCTACGCCCGCTTCGTGCTCACGGATGAGGAGTTGGGGACCATCCGCGTCCTCACCGCGCAAAACCCATCCGTGGACCGGGTCTACCCGGTGGATCTGGTGGATAAGGACGGCGTAGTCCACGCCTCCTTCGAAAAAACCCTCTACATCCGCAGGAAGGGTTTTGCGTCATAG
- a CDS encoding SGNH/GDSL hydrolase family protein: MRHFVALGDSFTEGVGDPVEGIPLRSSHDWLAQWMQAANPGLRYTNLASRGLRAAEVRSQQLQRGLSLEPDFVSIVVGANDCLRGPFSAERLRAELNLMLGAFQSVGARLFTATLPNFTLRLELPGGVCERVKRNLEAANELIRLLARRHGALLFDFWEHPLEHEPVLWSEDGVHPNAKGYLEIAHQVAPVLERHGIAVRVLAAQGEGR, encoded by the coding sequence ATGCGGCACTTCGTGGCCCTCGGCGACAGCTTCACCGAAGGAGTGGGCGATCCGGTGGAGGGCATCCCCTTGCGCTCCTCCCACGACTGGCTGGCCCAGTGGATGCAGGCGGCCAACCCCGGCTTGCGCTACACCAACCTCGCCAGCCGGGGGCTGCGCGCCGCCGAAGTCCGCAGCCAGCAGCTCCAGCGCGGGCTCAGCCTGGAGCCCGACTTCGTCAGCATCGTCGTCGGGGCCAACGACTGTTTGAGGGGACCTTTCAGCGCCGAGCGCTTACGGGCCGAGCTCAACTTGATGCTGGGGGCCTTCCAGAGCGTGGGGGCGCGGCTCTTCACCGCCACCTTGCCCAACTTCACGCTGCGCCTCGAGCTCCCGGGCGGCGTGTGCGAGCGCGTGAAGCGCAACCTCGAGGCCGCTAATGAGCTCATTCGGCTGCTGGCCCGACGGCACGGCGCGCTTCTCTTCGACTTTTGGGAGCACCCGCTGGAGCACGAGCCAGTCCTGTGGAGTGAGGATGGGGTGCACCCCAACGCCAAGGGGTATCTCGAGATCGCCCACCAGGTGGCGCCGGTGCTCGAGCGGCACGGCATCGCGGTGCGGGTGCTGGCAGCGCAGGGGGAGGGGAGATGA